One Anopheles marshallii chromosome 3, idAnoMarsDA_429_01, whole genome shotgun sequence genomic region harbors:
- the LOC128712316 gene encoding uncharacterized protein LOC128712316, which translates to MASSGDPGGSEPPGRVGIGTVPADGAGKVDTGASIHPGSSSSLPTKSSLFGRQQQETRNSSFTVPAAAATTNTAAAKSSNQNISNNTNHNTNRATPGSMTKETPNHRVIPPGGREKTFGSGRSGEAVQSSPPPGDGSGDGRTSATGPPPASSASTKEQPQSWPSSSMFGDGS; encoded by the coding sequence ATGGCCAGTAGTGGCGATCCGGGTGGGAGTGAACCTCCTGGAAGGGTGGGCATTGGGACGGTGCCGGCGGATGGCGCCGGTAAGGTTGATACAGGCGCATCGATCCATCCAGGATCGTCATCGTCACTTCCGACGAAATCATCGCTGTTTGGGCGCCAACAGCAAGAAACCAGAAACAGTTCCTTCACCGTTCCTGCTGCAGCGGCCACCACCAACACGGCTGCTGCTAAAAGTAGTAATCaaaacatcagcaacaacaccaatcACAACACAAACCGGGCCACTCCGGGGTCTATgacgaaagagacaccaaaccaTCGCGTCATTCCGCCTGGCGGAAGAGAAAAGACATTCGGTTCGGGTCGTTCCGGAGAAGCAGTTCAATCGTCGCCGCCACCGGGCGATGGTTCGGGAGATGGAAGAACGTCAGCAACAGGTCCGCCACCTGCGTCCAGTGCCTCGACCAAAGAGCAGCCACAATCTTGGCCATCTTCATCGATGTTTGGGGACGGCAGTTGA
- the LOC128716016 gene encoding protein slowmo, translating to MKIWTSEHVFNHPWETVAQAAWRKYPNPINTAVIGTDVVERRVVEGVLHTHRLVSSKWYFPQWAQKLIGSPNVCYASEKSTVDPKERLMTLKTINLTFGSFLSVYETLSYVPHPTDPSKTLLKQEATVQVEGVPLNRYMEDVLTKNISTNAGKGRQGLEWVIGKLNAEVMYAANSTNEILTQTKKSLDDITDQARKSMDELSATAQKIHI from the exons ATGAAAATCTGGACATCCGAGCACGTCTTTAA CCATCCGTGGGAGACCGTAGCACAGGCCGCCTGGCGCAAATACCCCAACCCCATCAACACAGCCGTCATCGGCACCGATGTGGTGGAACGAAGGGTCGTCGAAGGTGTCCTGCACACGCACCGATTGGTCAGCTCCAAATGGTATTTCCCACAGTGGGCACAGAAG CTCATTGGTTCACCGAACGTTTGTTACGCGAGCGAAAAGTCGACCGTTGATCCGAAGGAACGGTTGATGACGCTGAAAACGATCAACCTCACCTTTGGCAGCTTCCTTTCAGTGTACGAAACGCTCAGCTACGTTCCACACCCGACCGATCCGTCGAAAACGCTGCTAAAACAGGAAGCCACGGTACAGGTCGAGGGCGTCCCATTGAACCGGTACATGGAGGATGTGCTGACGAAAAACATTAGCACCAATGCGGGCAAGGGTCGCCAGGGACTGGAATGGGTGATAGGAAAGCTGAATGCTGAGGTAATGTA TGCGGCAAACAGTACGAACGAAATTCTAACACAGACCAAAAAATCGCTGGACGACATCACGGACCAGGCCCGGAAGAGCATGGACGAACTGAGTGCCACCGCTCAAAAGATACACATATAG